The genomic segment GAAGGACGTGTTTGCTGTGTCGGTCATGTGGGATATTGAACGTCTGCCTCACTTGGAATTGCAGCGGCAAGAAATAGTCGAAGGGAACGAAGGGGATTCGTTATTCGCCCCTTGGCGACGTGTTCTACTTGTGGAAACTAGTAGCGGTGGTGACGATATAGCGATCAATCTGGATCCAGAGAATAAGGAAGAAGTTGTTCTATTAAACCTAAAACATGTGGAAACGCATCAGTGCAAACTGGGGGACAATTTTCAACAGTTTGTTGATCGAATGACAGATATTGGCATTCCAATATGGGATTCCTGTGCAATCCGGCCTTTTGTCAATAAGCCAGCCTGGCACCTTGATTCTGAATGTGAAAATGCGAAGGCGTGGAGAGAGTGGTTGGGCTACAGCCGAATGTAGCTGAAACGCGAATGTCGCAAACGTTTGCCGGAGAATCGCTAATGGCTGCATGGGATACGTGGGTTAAAGATTGGGAAACGGCTCGAGATCTATTGGTTGCAAAAGGTGGTCGTGTCGTTCACTTTGAGGTGGCACCACCTGCTACCGCCAAAGAAGTACTTGAAGTGGAAAAGACGATTGGCAAGCCTCTACCTGCTAGCTTTAAACGGGTCGTTACACAATTTTCGAAAGAAGTAAACATCCACGTACGCTCCGTGGACAAATCGATTATCCCTCAAACTCTAAGGACGCTTTTTTTCCGAGGAGAAATGTTTCTGATTTGGAGTTTGGAAGAAGTTGTATATCTTGAGCAAGAGCGTCAAACAATGCTCGAACGCTCTGAAGGGGAAAGATTACTAGATCCGTGGCGGCACGTTTGTATTTTACAGACATGCGCAAATGGCGACGATTTGGTGTTTGATGAATCGTCTTGCTGCCCAGAAGCCATTCGGTTTTTGAGCATCAAACACGCGAAAGGCAACGGTTATCTCCTTGCGGAGAATTTCGAAGACCTAATTCACCGAATGACCTTGCTTGCGCTGCCCGGCTACGATGATAATTGCTGGCTACCGTTCGCGAAAGATTCTACGTCGATGCTAGACCCACATTGCGAGAATGCAAGAATCTGGCGAGAATGGCTCGGATTCCAACCGAGCACCAAGTAGCAAGGGATGCTAGAAATCCGGTCTGCCCGGCGCCCGTTTGGTGGGGTTGAAATCGAACGTGAGTCTCGTCAGGCGGCTGCCTGACCTACCGGGCTCCTGCAAATCGCGAGCTTCTCGCGTATACGGCAACAGCACTCTGCTTGGTATCCTGCATTGACGCATTCTTGCATTTGATTTATAGCGTTTTGCCGCTCCAGAAGGCACATTTCCCGCAACTGGCCGTCAACGAGGACACCGCCATGCAACGGTCTATTCTGTTTGCTCTTGTGGTTCAGCTTTCGTGTGTGGCATCGGTGTTTGGGTGGGAAGACCCGGTGGCTGCCCGCAAGCCTCTTAAATACTGGGTCGATCGGTTAAATGACTCCGACGCGGAGGTCCGCGAACAGGCAGCGAGCTTTGTGGAAAACGAGCTAACTGAGTTTTCGCCCTGGGATTGGGCTTGGGAAGGAGGAAGTTATTCTGATCCCGATGGACGCAAGAAACGCGCCGCCTTCCGACAGGAAGCAAATCCGCTGATTCCCGAACTGCTCAAGGCGCTGAAGAACAAGGACGAAAGTGTTGTCAGTGCGGCAGCCGAAGTGCTGATGGCCATGGGACCGGAAGCGCAGACAGCATTGCCCGATCTGGAACGAATCATACTCAGCAAATCATCTACCGCATCCACGCGAATGACGATGTTCTACGTGCTGCTGTCCGCCACGCCGGAGGACAAACCTGTTGGGCCGATTTTGCTTAAGCTGCTGAACTCCTTGCCATGGGAAACGTATGAAAACGTATTGAATGAGTCGTACCGCAGTCTTCCTACCGACGACGAAGACCAACAATCTGAGAACGCACAGAAGCAGCGCGGGACCATGGTCGCTTTGTCCATTCCTGCCTACCTTATGCCGATGATCTCTTCTGGTCATACGAAGATTGAAGTGCCTTATCTTGTAAAGATTGCATCGGGAGAATACCCAGCAACCGTCCGAGCAATGGCAATCGGAATTCTGGGAGGGTTGGAATTCGATGCGAAGTCTGCCGTACCAGCGCTACGCAAGCTGCTGAAGGATGAGGACCGCTTCGTCCGCAGCTGGGCAGTCAATGCGCTGAGCGATATTGAACCGGACCCACAGCTCGTTCCCGAGTTGATCGAAGCACTCGGATTGAAAGGTGAGAAGCGAGACGAGGCTGAGCAAGGGATGCGCGAGTGGTTTAAGCAACAAGAACAGGAAAGAGAAAGCTTGCGGGAACTCTTTGAAGATGAAGACGATCTGATGGTTCACTTCCAGACGTTAAACCAGATGATTAAGCATGGAAGCGGTTTCCAACGCCGCCAGGCCATTCAACATCTGGGTCAGATCGGGCCGGCCGCGAAATCCATGATTCCGGAACTTCGCAAAGCACTGCTGGACCCCGACGAAGATACCCGCCGGATGGCCGCCGAGGCGATCAAGCAGATCGAGACGACAGCGCCGACATCTAACAACAATTGAGGCTGCTGCCCCCGCAGGTGGCCCAGATCGTTTCTATCTGGGCCGACGAAGTTGGCAAGAGCTTTGCCGCAGAGTTGCTGACGATTCGCAACCCTCTCCTGCGGCTGCGCCGCCCCAAAAGGATCTTTCGGGGCCACCCGCGGTTGGGATAGTGTGATGGGCATTCGCCGACGACAATGTTAGAAGCGTCAGAAATGGTACCCGCACACCTTCACTAGAAGGCCTTTCTTTCGCTGCTGCCAATGAGTACGCTGGCTTTTCAACCAACTTCGAATCGCAGCCAGGAAGCAACGAATGAATATCCATCAATCGTCTGAATCCACCTTTCCGGATACTCTGTTGCCGCAACAGGTTGACCTGCACGAGCTAAAACGGCGTATGCTGATTACCACTGGCAAGGTCTGCGTGTATTATGCCGGGCTGCACTTTCTATGTTGGTTCTTAGCGTTTGCGATCGAACCGTTTCGTTTTACATTCTATACATACCATTCGTTGGTAGCGTTGTTGATCGCATTGGTGAGGCTTACGCCGGTCAACAGTCTCTTTACATACGGGTTGGTCACTCTTCCAGTTGTGACTGGATGCGTACACATGTTGGTGGTCGGCGCAGGAGGTCTGCTGGGGGGACGGTACGCGTTGCGGCATGATCCCTCACGCGTGACCCGCGGCGTCTATCGTGGAGGAATCGCTGCTCTGGCAATACTTGTGCTGGTCAATGCCCTGACGAGCTTTTGCTTATGGTACTTTCACATCAACTTGACCGATTTGTGAAGGCAACCCCATTTTCAATCCCAGACCATATAAGACGCGGCTCCGGGCAACGGCAGGAAGACTTGTGGCGTTGATTATCGAAGGTGAATCCCGTCAGGCGGGAGCCTGACCTACGGGGCTGCGTTGTTTTTGGGGGTAGGCAAATCTACCGTACTACGCGAGAAAGGTGAGTCGCGACGCACCCTACGGGCACAGTAGTTGGGGCGAAGTTTTCGATTTGACGGCGGTGTCTTTATTGGGATATGGTAGGCGTTTCTAGCGGCCCCAGTCTGTGGCCCTGGCATTTCTTCTGAATACGTTTGTATTCACCTACTGACTTACCCTGAGACGAACTCCTCGAAGGAATCAGGCGATGGCCATTGTTGCGGAATGCTTTACGTGCGGGCAGACGTATAAGCTCTCGGATGACAAAGCGGGGCGGACGTTTCGTTGTCGTGGTTGCAGTGCGACCGTTGAAGCTCCCGGTAACCGAAGTGGTGCGGCGGGCAGTTCGCGACAACGGTCGTCATCCGGTGGCGGAGCGAACCTCGACAAGCGGGTTTTGTTGATCGGCGGTATCGTGGGCGGCTTTGTGCTTCTGTTGGGCATTGGCACGATCATCGGCATGGTTGTCTCTTCGCGGAATCGAGCTGAAGAGCGAATTGCCGATGAGGGTGAACCAGGCCAATC from the Symmachiella macrocystis genome contains:
- a CDS encoding SMI1/KNR4 family protein → MPTWDNWVQEWKRICDCVVNRGGTLTHFEVDPPALHSRIIEVEEQLGYPIPSSYREVLLNFSQRVSVLANLPDNSSCSESLKDVFAVSVMWDIERLPHLELQRQEIVEGNEGDSLFAPWRRVLLVETSSGGDDIAINLDPENKEEVVLLNLKHVETHQCKLGDNFQQFVDRMTDIGIPIWDSCAIRPFVNKPAWHLDSECENAKAWREWLGYSRM
- a CDS encoding SMI1/KNR4 family protein — translated: MSQTFAGESLMAAWDTWVKDWETARDLLVAKGGRVVHFEVAPPATAKEVLEVEKTIGKPLPASFKRVVTQFSKEVNIHVRSVDKSIIPQTLRTLFFRGEMFLIWSLEEVVYLEQERQTMLERSEGERLLDPWRHVCILQTCANGDDLVFDESSCCPEAIRFLSIKHAKGNGYLLAENFEDLIHRMTLLALPGYDDNCWLPFAKDSTSMLDPHCENARIWREWLGFQPSTK
- a CDS encoding HEAT repeat domain-containing protein; translated protein: MHLIYSVLPLQKAHFPQLAVNEDTAMQRSILFALVVQLSCVASVFGWEDPVAARKPLKYWVDRLNDSDAEVREQAASFVENELTEFSPWDWAWEGGSYSDPDGRKKRAAFRQEANPLIPELLKALKNKDESVVSAAAEVLMAMGPEAQTALPDLERIILSKSSTASTRMTMFYVLLSATPEDKPVGPILLKLLNSLPWETYENVLNESYRSLPTDDEDQQSENAQKQRGTMVALSIPAYLMPMISSGHTKIEVPYLVKIASGEYPATVRAMAIGILGGLEFDAKSAVPALRKLLKDEDRFVRSWAVNALSDIEPDPQLVPELIEALGLKGEKRDEAEQGMREWFKQQEQERESLRELFEDEDDLMVHFQTLNQMIKHGSGFQRRQAIQHLGQIGPAAKSMIPELRKALLDPDEDTRRMAAEAIKQIETTAPTSNNN